In Numidum massiliense, a single genomic region encodes these proteins:
- a CDS encoding pre-toxin TG domain-containing protein, translated as MFNRHLSDQEETVREHLRIVDQAKATLAPEDLSAVDYALTRVEQLGKQYVNEKMPPIHDMLPSARPLEPYQNAVLTINQYLYDQEVTPFIRQIRKIPPINVTTEVAGTDGLTVEDVINAAGEITGVNDFYRAFEGKDPRTGEKLSEAEWWESVGMSLLAVIPPVKWLKLAKFGKAGRGAAGSVKLLKTAQGLKKVKKTLSRISKMGDHLKKKGTMPKRKVNESIKKYAKRLSSVLKQAWQNRPTSVDSPSRQDGQRLGIIESGDTWLRDNGRIPKVGNQEALKKLKDVLRRAERKGDRLETVLEDGSKVVFRKDFGEKAHPVKHYIYPVDHYNVEIHVPKKKGGYSRRKNYHIIVDEKGNVKDIIE; from the coding sequence TTGTTCAATCGTCATTTATCCGACCAAGAAGAAACGGTTCGTGAGCATTTACGCATTGTAGACCAAGCGAAAGCGACGCTAGCTCCCGAGGATCTTTCGGCGGTAGACTATGCGTTAACGCGCGTGGAGCAACTTGGTAAACAGTATGTCAACGAAAAGATGCCGCCGATCCATGACATGTTACCAAGCGCCCGGCCACTCGAGCCGTATCAAAATGCGGTATTGACAATTAACCAGTATTTATACGATCAAGAGGTTACCCCTTTCATCCGACAAATCCGAAAGATCCCCCCGATTAATGTCACGACGGAAGTGGCAGGAACCGACGGACTAACTGTAGAAGACGTCATCAACGCGGCAGGGGAAATAACTGGCGTCAACGATTTTTATCGCGCATTTGAAGGTAAGGATCCGCGTACAGGCGAAAAACTGTCCGAAGCTGAGTGGTGGGAATCCGTCGGCATGTCGCTTTTAGCGGTAATACCCCCAGTGAAATGGTTAAAGCTTGCCAAGTTTGGCAAGGCGGGCCGCGGTGCCGCTGGTAGCGTTAAGCTTCTAAAAACAGCTCAAGGACTTAAAAAGGTAAAGAAAACTTTATCCCGAATTTCTAAGATGGGCGATCACCTAAAGAAGAAAGGCACAATGCCGAAGCGCAAAGTGAATGAGTCCATAAAGAAATACGCGAAACGCTTATCTTCCGTTCTTAAGCAGGCGTGGCAGAATCGACCGACCTCTGTAGATAGCCCGAGCAGGCAAGATGGGCAGCGGTTAGGGATTATTGAGAGCGGGGATACTTGGTTAAGGGATAATGGAAGAATTCCCAAGGTTGGTAATCAAGAAGCCTTAAAGAAATTAAAAGATGTATTAAGAAGGGCTGAGAGGAAAGGAGACAGACTTGAAACAGTTCTTGAAGATGGAAGTAAGGTTGTATTCCGTAAGGATTTTGGTGAAAAGGCTCATCCAGTAAAACATTACATTTATCCTGTAGATCACTATAATGTTGAAATCCATGTGCCCAAGAAAAAAGGTGGATACAGCAGAAGAAAGAATTATCACATTATAGTTGACGAAAAAGGAAACGTGAAAGATATTATTGAGTGA
- a CDS encoding SMI1/KNR4 family protein: protein MSKFEFLSKYVIDEEDEVDAKHNLYSLNEEEVLNAEKRMGIKFPKELRDFYLNIGYGFLNMEPEGVGINRLIDPETVADIRLREDIYEFDPDLEMYDDLSKLIFFEAIEGYYLSIAISDNEQSKIYNLDTVIANSLEEFLRKLDQEGDYFYDLVD from the coding sequence ATGAGTAAATTTGAATTTTTGTCCAAATATGTTATTGATGAGGAGGACGAAGTTGACGCTAAACATAACCTGTATTCCTTGAATGAAGAAGAGGTACTAAACGCCGAGAAAAGAATGGGGATAAAGTTTCCGAAGGAGCTACGTGACTTTTACCTCAATATAGGGTATGGGTTCTTGAATATGGAGCCGGAAGGGGTTGGCATCAATCGACTAATTGATCCGGAAACTGTTGCTGACATAAGGTTGAGAGAGGATATTTATGAATTTGATCCTGATCTAGAGATGTATGACGACCTGAGTAAGTTGATATTTTTCGAAGCAATAGAGGGATACTACTTATCAATTGCAATCAGTGATAATGAACAGAGTAAGATTTATAATTTGGATACAGTCATAGCAAATTCTTTAGAGGAATTTTTAAGAAAGCTTGACCAAGAGGGCGACTACTTCTATGATCTGGTAGATTAG
- a CDS encoding pre-toxin TG domain-containing protein encodes MGKLVVNTHEITAHLKDIHRHLSDQEETVREHLRIVGQAKATLASEDLSAVDYALTRVEQLGKQYVNEKMPPLHDMLPSARPLEPYQNAVLTINQFMSDHEVTPFIRQIREIHPINVTTEVAGTDGLTVEDVINAAGEITGVNDFYRAFEGKDPRTGEKLSEAEWWESVGMSLLAVIPPAKWLKLAKLGKAGRGAAGSVKLLKTAKGLKKVKKTLSRISKMGDHLKKNGTMPKRKVNESIKKYTKRLSGILRKFPSTNLGFPNDAHSQKMIYSIKKGGSVWYRWKPGDPNDAPTRNGNYPSWETAKKRHWKNRSLSEDEFSPEDLERIKKGKPPIHPKYKVPKELHHKEGRKIPNPHNSKNLQEVWPWEHAEIDPHRHYKGPRPEGE; translated from the coding sequence GTGGGAAAACTCGTCGTCAACACACATGAAATAACTGCCCACTTAAAGGATATTCATCGTCATTTATCTGACCAAGAAGAAACGGTTCGCGAGCATTTACGCATTGTGGGCCAAGCGAAAGCGACACTGGCTTCTGAGGATCTTTCGGCGGTAGACTATGCGTTAACGCGCGTGGAGCAACTTGGCAAACAGTATGTCAACGAAAAGATGCCGCCGCTCCATGACATGTTACCAAGCGCCCGGCCGCTCGAGCCGTATCAAAATGCGGTATTGACAATTAATCAGTTTATGTCTGATCATGAGGTTACCCCTTTCATCCGACAAATTCGAGAGATCCACCCGATTAATGTCACGACGGAAGTGGCAGGAACCGACGGACTAACTGTAGAAGACGTCATCAACGCGGCAGGGGAAATAACTGGCGTCAACGATTTTTATCGCGCATTTGAAGGTAAGGATCCGCGTACAGGCGAAAAACTGTCTGAAGCTGAGTGGTGGGAATCCGTCGGCATGTCGCTTTTAGCGGTAATACCCCCAGCGAAATGGTTAAAGCTTGCCAAGTTGGGCAAGGCGGGCCGCGGTGCCGCTGGTAGCGTTAAGCTTCTAAAAACAGCTAAAGGACTTAAAAAGGTAAAGAAAACTTTATCCCGCATTTCTAAGATGGGCGATCACCTAAAGAAGAATGGTACGATGCCGAAGCGCAAGGTGAATGAATCCATAAAGAAATACACGAAACGCTTATCGGGTATTCTCAGGAAGTTCCCTTCTACCAATTTAGGATTTCCAAATGATGCACATTCACAAAAGATGATATATTCCATTAAAAAAGGTGGGAGTGTATGGTATCGTTGGAAACCCGGTGATCCTAATGATGCCCCAACGAGAAATGGGAATTATCCATCTTGGGAAACTGCCAAAAAGCGTCACTGGAAAAATAGATCCCTCTCCGAGGATGAATTTAGTCCCGAGGACTTGGAGAGAATTAAGAAAGGAAAACCGCCCATACACCCCAAATATAAAGTACCAAAGGAACTACACCACAAAGAGGGGAGAAAAATTCCTAATCCGCATAATAGCAAGAACCTACAAGAGGTTTGGCCTTGGGAACACGCTGAAATTGACCCTCACAGACATTATAAAGGACCGCGACCGGAAGGAGAATAG
- a CDS encoding WXG100 family type VII secretion target: protein MYTHTADGGGGFGARITYDAAQTMNGVQQMKDELDHFTQAIDRIHSQSKQTLSGLSGKSINAYEETIEEYMQAVEFAVQYMTTFVELMKIVDQQVTGADQHSGQMFRSII, encoded by the coding sequence ATGTATACGCATACGGCGGATGGTGGTGGGGGTTTCGGTGCACGCATTACATACGATGCGGCACAAACGATGAATGGCGTGCAGCAAATGAAGGACGAACTCGATCACTTTACGCAAGCGATTGATCGCATACATTCGCAAAGTAAACAGACTTTAAGTGGCCTATCGGGTAAATCGATCAACGCGTACGAAGAGACGATTGAAGAATACATGCAGGCTGTTGAATTTGCCGTGCAATACATGACGACTTTTGTTGAGTTGATGAAAATTGTCGATCAGCAGGTTACGGGTGCTGATCAACATAGCGGTCAAATGTTCCGGAGTATTATCTAG
- a CDS encoding DUF4176 domain-containing protein encodes MLPIGSVLYLHEGTVPIMVVGRKTVVGNDHMTENVYFDYMGCLYPEGVVDDDVLFFNEEDIKEVVFRGYVNEEEEEVVRLMEEWEQLTPLAKGKASTGSASTEAPEESVETGGTDGL; translated from the coding sequence ATGTTACCGATCGGATCTGTCCTATACCTGCACGAAGGGACTGTTCCAATTATGGTCGTCGGTCGCAAAACCGTCGTTGGCAACGACCACATGACTGAGAACGTCTATTTTGACTACATGGGCTGTCTTTACCCGGAGGGGGTCGTCGACGATGATGTCCTCTTTTTCAACGAAGAAGACATCAAGGAAGTTGTTTTTCGCGGGTACGTGAATGAAGAAGAGGAAGAAGTCGTCCGCTTGATGGAAGAGTGGGAGCAACTGACCCCGCTTGCTAAAGGAAAAGCGTCTACAGGAAGTGCGTCGACGGAAGCGCCGGAAGAATCCGTGGAAACAGGTGGTACCGATGGACTATGA
- a CDS encoding ornithine cyclodeaminase: MSEVIDDLKTVFALYDRKDVVLPPKTVLRWGDKESELSRGRINAMLGYVGGSIDIAGMKWIGSAPRAMTSRYGLPRASALIVLNDPQTMLPLAVMDGTLISAMRTGAVTGLAAKYLARANSTTVGIVGAGVQSKTQLLALKTALPQVTTVKVYSLTATRAQTFAQEMGSVLDVAIQPVASAEEAVRDAEIVVTATTAKAPVVEAEWFAEGCFYSHVGGHEAEFSVIHRADKIVVNHWEGIKKRGVQTLALMYAAGEIGDGAIDAELGDIVVDKKQGRTTAREFIYFNAVGMAMEDLAVAKRIYDHAKRKGIGTMLPLWHEPMFV; encoded by the coding sequence ATGTCAGAGGTGATTGATGACTTAAAGACGGTTTTTGCGTTATATGATCGTAAAGACGTCGTGCTTCCACCGAAGACCGTTCTTAGGTGGGGGGATAAGGAAAGCGAGTTATCGCGGGGAAGAATTAATGCGATGCTCGGTTACGTCGGTGGTTCGATTGACATTGCTGGGATGAAGTGGATTGGCAGTGCCCCGCGCGCGATGACGTCGCGGTACGGCTTGCCGCGGGCGTCGGCGCTCATCGTGTTAAACGATCCACAAACGATGTTACCGCTCGCTGTCATGGACGGGACGTTGATTAGCGCAATGCGAACGGGTGCGGTAACTGGATTAGCCGCAAAATATTTGGCGCGAGCTAACAGTACGACGGTTGGCATCGTCGGTGCTGGCGTGCAAAGTAAGACGCAGCTTTTGGCGTTAAAGACGGCTCTACCGCAAGTGACGACGGTCAAGGTGTACAGTTTGACTGCTACGCGGGCACAGACCTTTGCGCAAGAGATGGGTTCTGTGCTAGATGTGGCGATTCAGCCGGTCGCAAGTGCGGAAGAGGCGGTTAGAGACGCAGAGATCGTCGTCACGGCGACGACGGCAAAGGCGCCCGTCGTTGAAGCGGAATGGTTCGCGGAAGGATGTTTTTACTCGCACGTCGGCGGTCACGAAGCGGAATTTTCCGTGATTCATCGGGCAGACAAAATCGTTGTCAACCATTGGGAAGGGATAAAAAAGCGAGGCGTGCAAACGCTGGCGCTTATGTATGCAGCAGGAGAAATTGGCGATGGCGCGATTGATGCCGAGCTAGGGGACATCGTCGTCGACAAGAAGCAGGGGCGAACGACGGCGCGGGAGTTTATATACTTCAACGCGGTCGGGATGGCGATGGAAGATTTGGCAGTTGCGAAGCGCATTTACGATCATGCGAAGCGGAAGGGAATCGGCACGATGTTGCCGCTGTGGCATGAGCCGATGTTTGTGTAA
- a CDS encoding ornithine cyclodeaminase has translation MFAHELLYLSQSDVIRCGGMSMRAVMADLAHVLALHAAGDYVLPPKVVLRWGDLDSEGERGRINGMPGYVGGSVNIAGMKWVGSAPHNPAKYGLPRASALIVLNDPETMLPLAVMDGTVISAMRTGGVTGVAARYLARPDATLAGIIGAGTQNRTQLMALKTALPQLATVRVYDLSAERAAAFAEAVSAQLALDVIPVTSGEEAVRGADVVVTATTAKRPVVEAPWFGAGCFYAHVGGFEAEYEVVERADQIVVDHWEGIKHRGAQTLALMYREGRFSDDRIDAELGEIVTGDKCGRTDEDTFIYFNAVGMALDDLVVAKRVYDTAKTRGVGTSVRLWEEPAFV, from the coding sequence ATGTTTGCCCATGAGTTATTGTACTTATCGCAAAGCGACGTCATCCGCTGTGGCGGTATGTCGATGCGTGCGGTAATGGCTGATTTGGCACACGTGTTGGCACTGCATGCGGCGGGGGATTACGTGCTTCCGCCGAAGGTGGTGCTTCGTTGGGGAGATTTGGACAGTGAAGGGGAGCGAGGACGTATTAACGGCATGCCCGGGTATGTCGGCGGTAGCGTCAACATCGCTGGCATGAAGTGGGTCGGCAGTGCGCCCCACAACCCGGCTAAATACGGGTTGCCACGCGCGTCGGCGCTCATCGTGTTGAACGATCCAGAGACGATGTTACCGCTTGCGGTCATGGACGGGACGGTCATTAGCGCGATGCGCACGGGCGGGGTGACGGGTGTGGCGGCGAGGTACTTGGCGCGCCCCGATGCGACGCTCGCCGGGATTATCGGCGCCGGGACGCAAAACCGCACCCAACTGATGGCGCTCAAAACGGCGTTACCGCAACTTGCGACGGTGCGCGTGTACGATTTGTCAGCGGAACGGGCGGCGGCGTTTGCGGAAGCGGTTAGTGCACAATTAGCTCTTGACGTCATACCGGTGACGAGCGGGGAAGAAGCGGTGCGCGGCGCTGATGTCGTCGTGACCGCTACGACGGCGAAACGACCGGTCGTAGAGGCGCCGTGGTTCGGGGCAGGCTGCTTTTATGCACACGTCGGCGGGTTTGAAGCGGAATACGAGGTAGTGGAACGTGCCGATCAGATCGTCGTCGACCATTGGGAAGGGATTAAGCACCGCGGCGCCCAGACGCTCGCCTTGATGTACCGCGAGGGACGTTTTTCCGACGACCGTATTGATGCGGAGCTGGGGGAGATCGTCACTGGCGACAAGTGTGGACGTACGGACGAGGATACGTTCATTTATTTTAATGCGGTCGGGATGGCTCTCGACGACTTGGTCGTTGCTAAGCGGGTGTATGACACCGCGAAGACGCGTGGGGTTGGGACGTCGGTTCGTTTGTGGGAAGAGCCGGCGTTTGTGTAA
- a CDS encoding sodium/glutamate symporter family protein produces MGGIFRVSIGKKDLLPRDKQSVGAKVTLNKDAIESFAFHAALISLAILIGWGMQVVIGQWIAGMPLFPLAMVGGLVVQLLIGKTRWAEAVDRATFQRIQGLALEFLIVGAIASIKVPVVVAYAVPLLVLMVVTAALMVWYVFWAGPRLFSRHWFESAIVNYGSLTGVAAVGLMLLRTVDPEMETEAGPGYALRSPFISPFIGGGLVTSMLPSLAFTYGALPVGLVFLAVGIGLCVLARLTGYWVSPVVRKVSRTVAN; encoded by the coding sequence TTGGGAGGAATCTTTCGTGTTTCCATCGGAAAAAAGGACCTTCTGCCGCGGGACAAGCAGTCTGTCGGGGCGAAGGTGACGCTCAATAAAGATGCCATTGAGTCATTTGCGTTTCATGCGGCACTAATCTCGCTAGCGATTTTGATCGGTTGGGGGATGCAAGTTGTGATCGGCCAGTGGATTGCGGGGATGCCGTTGTTCCCGCTGGCGATGGTCGGTGGCTTAGTCGTGCAGCTGTTGATCGGCAAGACGCGCTGGGCAGAGGCCGTCGATCGAGCGACGTTTCAGCGCATTCAAGGGTTGGCGCTTGAATTTCTCATCGTCGGGGCGATCGCTTCGATTAAAGTACCCGTCGTCGTCGCCTATGCGGTGCCGCTACTCGTCTTGATGGTCGTGACGGCCGCGCTAATGGTTTGGTACGTGTTTTGGGCAGGGCCGCGCTTGTTTTCCCGCCACTGGTTTGAAAGCGCCATCGTCAATTACGGGTCATTGACGGGCGTGGCGGCGGTCGGGTTGATGCTGCTGCGCACGGTGGATCCGGAGATGGAAACGGAGGCAGGACCGGGGTATGCGCTTCGTTCGCCCTTCATTAGCCCGTTTATTGGAGGCGGATTGGTCACGTCGATGCTACCGTCACTGGCGTTCACGTACGGGGCGTTGCCGGTTGGCCTCGTGTTTTTGGCGGTGGGGATCGGGTTATGTGTGTTGGCGCGGCTGACAGGGTATTGGGTGAGTCCGGTCGTACGGAAGGTGAGTCGTACAGTCGCTAACTGA
- a CDS encoding helix-turn-helix domain-containing protein, whose amino-acid sequence MRQWLVDTRKSKGLTQQHVACLAGISRSYYSQIESGSKTPGKETAKKVAHALQCHVALFYLTKVDDWCVAELNKLVRCNRNLS is encoded by the coding sequence ATGCGCCAATGGCTCGTCGACACACGCAAGTCCAAAGGCCTAACCCAACAACACGTCGCTTGCCTTGCCGGAATCTCCCGCAGTTACTACTCACAAATTGAAAGCGGCAGCAAAACTCCGGGTAAGGAAACGGCAAAAAAAGTGGCACACGCGTTACAGTGCCACGTCGCGCTTTTTTACTTAACAAAAGTCGACGATTGGTGTGTTGCTGAACTGAACAAACTGGTGCGTTGTAACAGGAATCTTTCATGA